A stretch of the Xiphias gladius isolate SHS-SW01 ecotype Sanya breed wild chromosome 21, ASM1685928v1, whole genome shotgun sequence genome encodes the following:
- the LOC120807227 gene encoding immunoglobulin-like and fibronectin type III domain-containing protein 1: protein MVDDFEYSFLVLTVAINKLSRVPGVVITQCVEQLPAGKSTPDFTRKPMPMTVQEGKKVLFKAMVSGKPAPTVTWVRNRGKVNDPEKYKTRYDERSREHILEILNVKPDQADTYKCFATNEYGKAICSATLNVTEVGYKKKGQAGHKPQDFRSMLRKTIVVRKKQMPPKKEGEIDPKLWELLLSAPKKHYEKICLEFGVTDFRWMLKRLNQMRKEREDEQAKVIEKLDNVKQIEVKPNGRAEFSLNMTLRDPNSTIHVYKDGIMVPYGDDENSKISLKKIGSKYVFSIKDPKPDDAGLYQVDVDEANVLTTDFQVPAVEFKAKIKDVKAVESEDPIFQCVLSTPLNRITWSKQDSSLEHGDKYEITVSEDKLIHTLRVKDCKMADNGAYYAIAGITSSSASLTVEADPDGHKGRKGTKTGDQDDLSKLALEQQAKLQKEKEDLETARREQAEKDAADAAARASLGDGRDGFGDRSGARSGDGSGSGDGSGGKTDGDEGDGDGKNKNVLGDGNDENKKGDADDEKKRRLQTGPLVPDTVVDRGVQFVVGLSDTNANIGERAELSCKLSSDTSEGRWYKNRKLLTKEDGVTSIKDGACHRLIIDCCKKDDAAVYRFEAEGRKSEATLNIEDPPKIDSVALGKFTKPVIIKAGENVKWKVPFSGGAPMNIQWYKDDDELLPALNVKIETSATESQLYLTKCQRKDSGEVQIKIKNEFGTTEAISKLIVLDKPTTPQGPVDIMESTVTSIVFKWKLPKDSGGCPVTNYIIQRQQVGRNKWSDLGEISGSNPSYKDSDVDPGRRYCYRIRAKNAEGISDYLQTENIPAGVLRYPGTPTAPKLVSAFKDCINLSWSPPCDTGGTKIVGYNLEKNKKGTKYWSLVNQGGPITDTKYAVKDVFEGAAYEFRVSAINLSGAGDPSIPCDTVIARDPMKPPGKVTDLKLTSSNYTTFSLVWTKPKEVKGLEDEAQGYYVEIKSIESLEWTRCNANPITLTSYTVLGLKAMATYWVRVIATNYGGDGEPQGFDKYIIAIPPPVRPKFKDRNMKTFVVVRSGNMVRLNINFEASPLPEISWLKDGIPVPKHVTITNFDKGSLMLIPTSERSDTGIYTITIKNLVGQESFNVEIRVTDDPKPPGPVELDQNTPGTVTLSWSASPDEKRDDRLHYMVSKRDSSKHIWRTVADNLFNNKFTVINILPGREYFFRVFAKNDIGLSPPSESPVFGIKKEKEKFKVNMPKRKCLDFQSTPSFIVPLRRRTAPRGYECCMSCAVKGDPSPHVTWYRNNTSLNTNPNYHIINVCGVCSLLILRVGAKDSGEYKVVIDNKLGTAECSMMLNVRV from the exons ATGGTAGATGATTTTGAG TATTCATTTCTGGTCTTAACAGTGGCTATCAACAAACTGTCCAGAGTTCCTGGGGTTGTGATCACGCAATGTGTTGAGCAACTGCCTGCAGGAAAGTCAACACCTGACTTCACCCGGAAGCCGATGCCTATGACTGTTcaagagg gcaaaaaagTGCTTTTCAAAGCTATGGTTAGTGGAAAGCCGGCACCAACTGTCACCTGGGTGCGTAACAGGGGCAAAGTTAATGACCCAGAAAAGTACAAGACTAGATATGATGAAAGATCTCGAGAGCACATTTTAGAG ATACTCAATGTAAAACCAGACCAAGCTGACACCTACAAGTGCTTTGCCACCAATGAGTATGGAAAGGCTATCTGCAGTGCAACGCTCAATGTTACTGAAG tTGGCTACAAGAAGAAAGGCCAGGCAG GACACAAGCCACAGGATTTCAGATCAATGCTTAGGAAAAC TATTGTTgtcagaaagaaacaaatgccaccaaagaaagagggagaaattgATCCTAAGCTCTGGGAACTGCTTCTCAGTGCACCAAAGAAACACTATGAAAAAATCTGTTTGGAGTTTGGTGTTACTGACTTTCGCTGGATGCTGAAGAGACTCAACCAGatgagaaaggaaagggaagatGAGCAGGCAAAG gttATAGAGAAGCTGGACAATGTGAAACAAATAGAAGTGAAACCAAATGGGAGAGCTGAATTTAGCCTCAACATGACACTACGAGATCCCAACAGTACAATTCACGTATACAAG GATGGGATAATGGTGCCATATGGTGATGATGAAAATTCAAAGATTAGCCTTAAGAAAATTGGGTCAAAGTATGTTTTCAGCATTAAAGACCCTAAGCCAGATGATGCTGGACTTTACCAGGTTGATGTTGATGAGGCAAATGTTCTTACAACTGACTTTCAAG TGCCTGCTGTGGAGTTCAAAGCCAAGATCAAGGATGTGAAGGCTGTTGAAAGTGAAGACCCCATCTTTCAGTGTGTCTTGTCAACACCACTCAACAGAATTACTTGGTCAAAACAAGACTCGTCACTTGAACATGGGGACAAATATGAGATCACTGTCTCAGAGGACAAACTTATCCACACATTAAGAGTTAAGGACTGTAAAATGGCAGATAATGGAGCATATTATGCCATTGCTGGGATAACTTCCAGCAGTGCCTCTCTTACAGTGGAAG CTGATCCAGATGGCCATAAAGGCCGTAAGGGCACCAAAACTGGGGATCAGGATGATTTGTCTAAACTAGCATTGGAACAGCAGGCCAAgctacaaaaagagaaagaggaccTGGAGACAGCCAGACGAGAACAGGCTGAAAAGGAcgcagcagatgcagcagctaGAGCTTCTCTGGGGGATGGAAGAGATGGTTTTGGTGACAGGTCTGGTGCTAGATCTGGTGACGGGTCTG GGTCTGGTGATGGATCTGGCGGAAAGACAGATGGGGATGAAGGCGATGGAGACGGCAAGAATAAGAATGTCCTGGGAGatggaaatgatgaaaataaaaagggtgatgcggatgatgaaaaaaagaggcGATTACAAACTGGCCCTTTGGTTCCTGACACTGTTGTAG ATCGAGGTGTTCAGTTTGTAGTTGGGCTATCAGACACTAATGCTAATATTGGTGAGCGGGCAGAGCTGTCTTGCAAACTAAGCAGTGACACCTCAGAGGGACGCTGGTATAAAAACAGGAAGCTG CTAACCAAGGAGGATGGGGTAACAAGTATCAAAGATGGAGCCTGTCACAGGTTGATAATTGATTGCTGTAAAAAAGATGATGCAGCTGTGTACCGCTTTGAAGCTGAAGGACGTAAATCAGAAGCAACACTTAATATTGAAG ACCCACCAAAAATTGACAGTGTTGCTCTAGGAAAATTCACAAAGCCAGTCATTATAAAGGCAGGGGAGAATGTCAAATGGAAGGTGCCATTCTCAGGTGGGGCTCCAATGAATATACAGTGGTACAAGGATGATGACGAGCTTTTACCTGCCCTCAATGTGAAGATTGAAACATCAGCTACTGAGAGCCAACTGTACCTTACTAAGTGCCAAAGGAAAGATAGTGGAGAGgtccaaatcaaaataaaaaatgaattcgGTACAACAGAGGCAATTTCCAAACTTATTGTACTAG ACAAACCCACAACACCACAGGGACCTGTGGACATTATGGAAAGCACCGTGACATCTATTGTGTTCAAATGGAAACTGCCAAAAGACAGTGGTGGGTGCCCAGTCACAAACTATATCATACAACGCCAACAAGTGGGTCGCAATAAATGGTCAGATCTCGGTGAGATCTCTGGAAGCAACCCAAGTTACAAAGATTCAGATGTTGACCCTGGAAGGAGATACTGCTACCGGATCAGAGCCAAGAATGCAGAAGGCATCAGTGATTACCTGCAGACAGAGAACATACCTGCTGGTGTACTAC GTTATCCAGGAACCCCAACAGCACCTAAACTGGTCAGTGCCTTTAAAGACTGCATCAACCTGTCATGGAGTCCTCCATGTGACACTGGAGGAACCAAAATAGTGGGATACAATTTggaaaagaacaagaaaggCACTAAGTACTGGAGTCTTGTAAACCAAGGAGGGCCAATTACAG ATACAAAGTATGCAGTGAAAGATGTCTTTGAAGGGGCAGCATATGAATTTAGAGTCTCTGCTATCAACCTGTCTGGTGCTGGAGATCCTAGTATTCCATGTGACACAGTAATTGCAAGAGATCCAATGA AACCCCCAGGCAAGGTCACAGACCTGAAATTAACATCCTCCAACTACACCACATTTTCGCTGGTTTGGACTAAACCTAAAGAAGTGAAAGGGTTAGAGGATGAAGCCCAGGGTTACTACGTGGAAATCAAATCAATAGAGAGCCTTGAATGGACCCGCTGTAATGCCAACCCAATTACTCTAACTTCCTACACCGTTCTTGGCTTGAAGGCAATGGCCACATACTGGGTGAGAGTAATTGCCACCAATTATGGAGGTGATGGAGAACCTCAGGGCTTTGATAAATACATCATTGCCATTCCGCCTCCTG TAAGGCCAAAattcaaagacagaaacatgaagacCTTTGTGGTGGTGAGATCTGGAAACATGGTTCGTCTGAACATCAACTTTGAG GCCTCCCCACTGCCAGAAATCTCTTGGTTAAAAGATGGTATTCCAGTGCCTAAACATGTAACAATTACCAACTTTGATAAAGGCTCTCTAATGTTAATCCCCACATCTGAGCGGTCTGACACCGGCATCTACACCATTACTATCAAGAACCTGGTCGGCCAGGAGAGCTTCAATGTTGAAATCAGAGTTACAG ATGATCCCAAGCCTCCAGGACCAGTGGAGCTGGATCAGAACACCCCAGGAACAGTGACTCTGTCCTGGTCTGCCTCTCCAGATGAGAAGAGGGATGACAGGCTACACTACATGGTATCCAAACGGGACTCCTCCAAACACATTTGGAGGACAGTGGCTGACAACCTCTTCAACAACAAGTTCACAGTTATCAACATTTTGCCTGGACGGGAGTATTTCTTCAGGGTTTTTGCTAAAAATG